From the Candidatus Tanganyikabacteria bacterium genome, one window contains:
- the udk gene encoding uridine kinase, with amino-acid sequence MATNGSRPSKRPLTIGVAGGSGSGKTTVARNILELAGPQNVAHLCHDAYYFDLGHMPFEERVKLNFDHPSSLDNTLFVDHLKALQHNQSVQAPIYDFASHTRHAQTRTIEARRVILVEGILILGMPEIRRLLDIRIFVDTDPDIRFIRRLARDIEDRGRSPRSVIDQYLATVRPMHVEFVEPSKKFANVVVPEGGMNEVAIDIIHAKIQSVLKKATGPLPEPTTASAT; translated from the coding sequence CCTCGAAGCGCCCGCTCACCATCGGCGTCGCCGGGGGGTCCGGGTCGGGCAAGACGACCGTCGCCCGCAACATCCTCGAGCTTGCCGGCCCGCAGAACGTCGCCCACCTGTGCCACGACGCCTATTACTTCGATCTGGGGCACATGCCGTTCGAGGAGCGGGTCAAGCTCAACTTCGACCATCCCTCGAGCCTGGACAACACGCTGTTCGTCGACCACCTCAAGGCCCTGCAGCACAATCAGAGCGTCCAGGCCCCGATTTACGACTTCGCGTCTCACACGCGCCACGCCCAGACCAGGACCATCGAGGCGCGGCGAGTGATCCTCGTCGAGGGGATCCTCATCCTCGGCATGCCCGAGATCCGGCGCCTCCTGGATATCCGCATCTTCGTGGACACGGACCCGGATATTCGCTTCATTCGCCGCCTCGCCCGCGACATCGAGGATCGCGGCCGGTCGCCGCGATCGGTCATCGATCAGTATCTGGCCACGGTCCGGCCGATGCACGTCGAGTTCGTCGAACCGTCCAAGAAGTTCGCCAACGTCGTGGTGCCCGAAGGCGGCATGAACGAAGTGGCGATCGACATAATCCACGCGAAGATCCAGAGCGTGCTCAAGAAGGCGACCGGGCCCCTGCCCGAACCGACGACCGCCAGCGCCACCTAG